The following proteins are co-located in the Myxococcus fulvus genome:
- a CDS encoding response regulator transcription factor, protein MASSPASAIEVLLIEDDAHLARLTAEYLERQGVKTCLARDGEQGLVEASRRAFDAILIDIMLPRKDGLTVCRELRERSAVPILMLTARGEEADRVMGLELGADDYLPKPFSSRELLARIQALVRRSRGHLGPTRDVVRVGGLSLSRSAMRASLNGQPLSLTRHEFTLLLGLAERAGRVLSREQLLELAKGGDPDGPVDRAIDVHVSRLRQKLGDDARNPRMLKTVRGVGYVLEQGEEP, encoded by the coding sequence ATGGCCTCGTCACCCGCCTCCGCCATCGAAGTGCTCCTCATCGAGGACGACGCGCACCTGGCGCGGCTCACCGCCGAGTACCTGGAGCGCCAGGGCGTGAAGACCTGCCTCGCCCGGGACGGGGAGCAGGGGCTGGTGGAGGCCTCGCGCCGCGCGTTCGACGCCATCCTCATCGACATCATGCTGCCCCGGAAGGACGGGCTCACCGTGTGCCGGGAGCTGCGCGAGCGCTCGGCGGTGCCCATCCTGATGCTCACCGCGCGCGGGGAAGAGGCGGACCGGGTGATGGGGCTGGAGCTTGGCGCGGATGACTACCTGCCCAAGCCCTTCTCCTCGCGGGAGCTGCTCGCGCGCATCCAGGCCCTGGTGCGCCGCAGCCGGGGACACCTGGGCCCCACGCGCGACGTGGTCCGCGTGGGCGGCCTCTCGCTGAGCCGGAGCGCCATGCGGGCCTCGCTGAACGGACAGCCACTGTCGCTCACGCGGCACGAGTTCACGCTGCTCTTGGGGCTCGCCGAGCGGGCGGGACGCGTGCTGTCCCGGGAGCAGCTGCTGGAGCTGGCGAAGGGCGGCGACCCGGACGGCCCCGTGGACCGGGCCATCGACGTGCACGTGTCCAGGCTGCGCCAGAAGCTGGGGGACGACGCGCGCAACCCGCGCATGCTCAAGACGGTGCGCGGCGTGGGGTACGTGCTGGAACAGGGTGAGGAGCCATGA
- a CDS encoding sensor histidine kinase, protein MKLSEHLRPRRMFWRIYLYGLLMLGSSVVALGIVAEAIEAQGGGRIPDLDRKLEQVVKLAPTDPPELQPLMQSIVAEHGHHVTLFDAQGRLRRSTANPPPRMLDETEWQGIRLGYSWVNREGTHFWVTFTWRGSTMDGYMLREASRTNRSYMFLGLVITIVLLVLALLSIPLARAIASPLERLTKVVDEFGQGRLSARANLKGRNEVAMLGRAFDEMAARMEALIRGQKELMANVSHELRTPLARLGVTLDLVEDGQPEELATRLPELRRDIGELQQLVDGVMQMARLDLETNQAGQPGPRIQRVSVSLPDFLRDTAERFQRTAPECPLSLELPETLPSLEVDPVLVRRAIHNLLDNARKYSEPGSAVTLRASVDGDSVRVEVEDRGIGVSTTDLPQLTTPFFRTDRSRARETGGVGLGLTLVRRIVEAHGGTLSFQHAAEKGTRATLVFPKTRDLQSAA, encoded by the coding sequence ATGAAGCTCTCCGAGCACCTGCGCCCGCGCCGGATGTTCTGGCGCATCTACCTGTACGGCCTGCTGATGCTGGGCAGCTCCGTCGTCGCCCTGGGCATCGTCGCCGAAGCCATCGAGGCCCAGGGCGGAGGACGCATCCCGGACCTGGACCGCAAGCTCGAGCAGGTGGTGAAGCTCGCGCCGACGGACCCTCCCGAGCTCCAGCCGCTGATGCAGTCCATCGTCGCGGAGCACGGACACCACGTCACCCTGTTCGACGCCCAGGGGCGACTGCGGCGGAGCACGGCGAATCCTCCTCCGCGAATGCTCGATGAGACCGAGTGGCAGGGCATCCGGCTGGGATACAGCTGGGTCAATCGCGAGGGGACCCACTTCTGGGTGACGTTCACGTGGCGCGGCTCGACGATGGATGGCTACATGCTCCGCGAGGCCTCCCGGACCAACCGCAGCTACATGTTCCTGGGGCTCGTCATCACCATCGTCCTGCTGGTGCTCGCGCTCTTGTCCATCCCGCTCGCGCGCGCCATCGCCTCTCCGCTGGAGCGGCTGACGAAGGTGGTGGACGAGTTCGGCCAGGGGCGACTGTCCGCGCGCGCGAACCTGAAGGGGCGCAACGAGGTGGCGATGCTGGGCCGCGCCTTCGACGAGATGGCCGCGCGGATGGAGGCGCTCATCCGAGGGCAGAAGGAGCTGATGGCCAACGTGTCACACGAGCTGCGCACGCCGCTGGCGCGCCTGGGCGTGACGCTGGACCTGGTCGAGGACGGTCAGCCCGAGGAGCTGGCGACCCGACTGCCGGAGCTGCGTCGGGACATCGGTGAGCTCCAGCAACTGGTCGACGGGGTGATGCAGATGGCGCGGCTGGATTTGGAGACGAACCAGGCGGGACAACCCGGGCCGCGCATCCAGCGGGTGAGCGTGTCCCTGCCGGACTTCCTGCGGGACACCGCCGAGCGCTTCCAGCGCACCGCGCCCGAGTGCCCGCTCTCACTGGAGCTGCCCGAGACGTTGCCCTCGCTGGAGGTGGACCCAGTGCTGGTGCGACGCGCCATCCACAACCTGCTCGACAACGCGCGCAAGTACTCGGAGCCGGGGAGCGCCGTGACGCTGCGGGCCTCCGTTGATGGAGACTCGGTGCGAGTAGAGGTCGAGGACCGGGGCATCGGCGTGAGCACCACGGACCTGCCGCAGCTCACCACGCCCTTCTTCCGCACGGACCGCAGCCGCGCGAGGGAGACGGGAGGCGTCGGATTGGGGCTCACGCTGGTGCGCCGCATCGTCGAGGCGCACGGCGGCACGCTGTCGTTCCAGCACGCCGCCGAGAAGGGCACCCGCGCGACGCTCGTGTTCCCGAAGACGCGGGACCTCCAGTCCGCCGCCTGA
- a CDS encoding MG2 domain-containing protein — protein sequence MRMVARLAVLAAVALSGVAMAKPLYITVPRAYGSGEPVAVDVAFEDKGPVELRVLKPDNLDAFIRAQGDLRRAYQTPPTMNNPGRALSRGVNAVTLPGHWLLNALNVGFRDTVNDALPEAADVPGSSEPLAKVSEGPKKLVGVPPGFTVTRSQWLNLDLGGAERDFNVPGFSSGGGYGFQERRVLLAPLPAGTYVLQLVQGLIEGQVVLVVTDLTVQLKQTDNEVLVRVAGKDQKPAVGAQVQVFLSKGKGPTGKTDAKGEVRLEVTEPRIIATASAGGDTAIVDTDFYSTLAVTPDVFIYSDRPIYKPGHEVKFRGVVRQPDTFLARLFTPKKREVTVKLISQEGRALTTRASVDEFGAFNGTLKVPDDLGTGVLRVSAELDGQPHQGEARVQDYVKPTFYLEAEPESETVVPGQALRVKVRARRYAGGVPEGAKYEVFLYRSLLDAPAWVDDAGKGGQGSDVTYGSASSTEGKLSVPERLYSSVAERGASEDPWASATTFSAEGEAQIEVAVPELKPGEDRLPYRYSLTVRARDDQETFANSTTSFFLSKVEVLGTARYSDAVVSKGGEATLSVRATTLSGKAYGVTQGEVEFVLRRADGAEKSLGKRSFTTAADGTHREKVPTSDVGAVLSRVTVKDKRGETWQGEESLLVIGSADEAVAQVPNLTLASLSGTLEPGDTARLVALMPDGWGAGGRDEGPVWVTLAGATLFDTQVVALKGRTLVHSFNVEKRFGGAVYASVAYPTSTGRWEERTVAFRVIPRERTLTVELQPRRAEATPLTEQTIDLRVTDYEGKGVVAQLSVGVVDKAVYAIQSEFRPRVLDFFYPPARNNVSNFYSAEFQGYGYGEALARKMAGLPDHAFASIKPPNRQAKDLEKDTAHWDPTVVTDRDGRATVRFTLPSNQTLWVVTAVAADTSGRFGESTSEFATRGGLNLYAALPQFLREGDEALASIRLSAGEKSPASQLLDVKLASAGALKADQSQHKVELAKGGEKVVPLTLRASATGDAQLLVDVSGAKDPLKDRKLFQVEPAAVQDVVKVSAWGGGALEVPAAKEATLASVELVLQPSIVDAALSNVRELLTYPYGCLEQLVSTTVPNVAVYQVLQQAGAVAKLDTDTQALLAEARSRSVQGTARILNLSVKGGGFTWFGGYETPSLPLTLIALDGLAYAAEAGLVERTDPRLVESARWLEAQQGLSPEYDATRAYVLARLDGPKQAARVRALVESSESGELYPLALAVLAAEKAGIIKEPALQARINALVKRSSEGFTTLAAYKPGQQLEQSEAFFRFPLRRVGLTAIAAHAASFGTLDVTRARRRILEMLSEPDLSTFDRSTALLHSLWLLERDAKAFKGMTPPEVKGLKGAVKFSPRGMGLVATLPAGTRTVDVGGFDGVATLQATTLTPLSAVREQSEGMSLQRAYYVLREGGKVKLGAGDTVAQGEEVYVELTMDARGGNKVRSAYYVVEDAVPAGFVALQEDKAFRGPPHSLPLVPEALKRRVLSPERATFFFEEPAWWSDSPRTVGYVLRAQFPGTFSAPPARIEDMYAASIRGRTAADSLKVVPSKKGTGDL from the coding sequence ATGAGGATGGTAGCTCGACTCGCGGTACTGGCGGCGGTGGCGCTGTCCGGCGTGGCGATGGCCAAGCCGCTCTACATCACCGTGCCGCGCGCGTATGGCAGCGGAGAGCCGGTGGCGGTGGACGTGGCCTTCGAGGACAAGGGGCCCGTGGAGCTGCGCGTGCTCAAGCCGGACAACCTGGACGCGTTCATCCGCGCCCAGGGAGATCTGCGGCGCGCGTACCAGACGCCGCCGACGATGAACAACCCGGGCCGCGCGCTCAGCCGCGGCGTCAACGCGGTGACGCTGCCGGGCCACTGGCTGCTCAACGCGCTCAACGTGGGCTTCCGCGACACGGTGAACGACGCGCTGCCCGAGGCGGCGGACGTGCCCGGCTCCAGTGAGCCGCTGGCCAAGGTGTCCGAGGGGCCGAAGAAGCTCGTCGGCGTGCCGCCGGGCTTCACCGTGACGCGCAGCCAGTGGCTCAACCTGGACCTGGGCGGCGCCGAGCGCGACTTCAACGTGCCGGGCTTCAGCTCGGGCGGGGGCTACGGCTTCCAGGAGCGCCGCGTGCTGCTGGCGCCGCTGCCCGCGGGCACCTACGTGCTCCAGCTGGTGCAGGGCCTCATCGAGGGCCAGGTGGTGCTGGTCGTCACGGACCTGACGGTGCAACTGAAGCAGACGGACAATGAAGTGCTGGTGCGCGTGGCGGGCAAGGACCAGAAGCCCGCGGTGGGCGCCCAGGTGCAGGTGTTCCTGTCCAAGGGCAAGGGCCCCACGGGCAAGACGGACGCGAAGGGCGAGGTGCGGCTGGAGGTGACGGAGCCGCGCATCATCGCCACGGCGTCGGCGGGCGGGGACACGGCCATCGTCGACACGGACTTCTACTCGACGCTGGCGGTGACGCCGGACGTGTTCATCTACAGCGACCGCCCCATCTACAAGCCGGGCCACGAGGTGAAGTTCCGCGGCGTGGTGCGCCAGCCGGACACGTTCCTGGCGCGGCTGTTCACGCCGAAGAAGCGCGAGGTGACGGTGAAGCTCATCTCGCAGGAGGGCCGGGCCCTCACCACGCGCGCGTCGGTGGACGAGTTCGGCGCGTTCAACGGCACGCTCAAGGTGCCGGACGATTTGGGCACGGGCGTGCTGCGCGTGTCGGCGGAGCTGGACGGGCAGCCGCACCAGGGCGAGGCGCGCGTGCAGGACTACGTGAAGCCGACGTTCTACCTGGAGGCGGAGCCGGAGTCGGAGACGGTGGTGCCCGGCCAGGCGCTGCGCGTGAAGGTGCGCGCGCGTCGGTACGCGGGCGGCGTGCCCGAGGGCGCGAAGTACGAGGTGTTCCTCTACCGCAGCCTGCTGGACGCGCCCGCGTGGGTGGATGACGCCGGCAAGGGCGGGCAGGGCAGCGACGTGACGTACGGCTCGGCGTCCAGCACCGAGGGCAAGCTGAGCGTGCCCGAGCGGCTGTACTCCTCCGTGGCGGAGCGCGGCGCGAGCGAGGACCCGTGGGCGAGCGCCACCACGTTCAGCGCGGAGGGCGAGGCGCAGATTGAAGTGGCGGTGCCGGAGCTGAAGCCCGGTGAGGACCGGCTGCCGTACCGGTACTCGCTGACGGTGCGCGCGCGGGATGACCAGGAGACGTTCGCCAACTCGACGACGTCGTTCTTCCTGTCGAAGGTGGAGGTGCTGGGCACCGCGCGCTACTCGGACGCGGTGGTGTCCAAGGGCGGCGAGGCGACGCTGTCGGTGCGCGCCACCACGCTGTCGGGCAAGGCGTACGGCGTCACGCAGGGCGAGGTGGAGTTCGTGCTCCGCCGCGCGGACGGCGCCGAGAAGAGCCTGGGCAAGCGCTCGTTCACCACGGCGGCGGACGGCACGCACCGCGAGAAGGTGCCCACGTCCGATGTCGGCGCGGTGCTCTCGCGCGTGACGGTGAAGGACAAGCGCGGTGAGACGTGGCAGGGCGAGGAGTCGCTCCTGGTCATCGGCTCGGCGGACGAGGCGGTGGCGCAGGTTCCCAACCTCACGCTGGCCTCGCTGTCGGGCACGCTGGAGCCGGGCGACACGGCGCGGCTGGTGGCGCTGATGCCGGACGGCTGGGGCGCGGGTGGACGCGACGAGGGCCCGGTGTGGGTGACGCTCGCGGGCGCCACGCTCTTCGACACGCAGGTGGTGGCGCTGAAGGGCCGCACGCTGGTGCACAGCTTCAACGTGGAGAAGCGCTTCGGCGGCGCGGTGTACGCGTCCGTGGCGTACCCGACGTCGACGGGCCGCTGGGAGGAGCGCACGGTGGCGTTCCGGGTGATTCCGCGCGAGCGCACGCTCACCGTGGAGCTCCAGCCGCGTCGGGCCGAGGCCACGCCGCTGACGGAGCAGACCATCGACCTGCGCGTCACCGACTACGAGGGCAAGGGCGTGGTGGCCCAGCTCTCCGTGGGCGTGGTGGACAAGGCCGTGTACGCCATCCAGTCCGAGTTCCGCCCGCGCGTGCTGGACTTCTTCTACCCGCCGGCGCGCAACAACGTGTCCAACTTCTACTCGGCGGAGTTCCAGGGCTACGGCTACGGCGAGGCGCTGGCGCGCAAGATGGCGGGCCTGCCCGACCACGCCTTCGCGTCCATCAAGCCTCCCAACCGTCAGGCGAAGGATTTGGAGAAGGACACGGCGCACTGGGACCCCACGGTGGTGACGGACCGCGATGGCCGCGCCACGGTGCGCTTCACGCTGCCGTCCAACCAGACGCTGTGGGTGGTGACGGCGGTGGCGGCGGACACGTCCGGCCGCTTCGGTGAGAGCACCTCCGAGTTCGCCACGCGCGGCGGGCTGAACCTGTACGCCGCGCTGCCGCAGTTCCTGCGCGAGGGGGATGAGGCGCTCGCCTCCATCCGCCTGTCCGCGGGGGAGAAGTCGCCGGCCAGCCAGCTGCTCGACGTGAAGCTCGCGTCGGCGGGCGCGCTGAAGGCGGACCAGTCCCAGCACAAGGTGGAGCTGGCCAAGGGTGGTGAGAAGGTGGTGCCGCTGACGCTGCGCGCCTCGGCGACGGGCGACGCGCAGCTGCTGGTGGACGTGTCGGGCGCCAAGGACCCGCTCAAGGACCGCAAGCTGTTCCAGGTGGAGCCGGCGGCGGTGCAGGACGTGGTGAAGGTGAGCGCCTGGGGTGGCGGCGCGCTGGAGGTGCCGGCGGCGAAGGAGGCGACGCTCGCGAGCGTGGAGCTGGTGCTCCAGCCGTCCATCGTCGACGCGGCGCTGTCCAACGTGCGCGAGCTGCTCACGTACCCGTACGGGTGCCTGGAGCAGCTGGTGTCCACGACGGTGCCCAACGTGGCGGTGTACCAGGTGCTGCAGCAGGCGGGCGCGGTGGCGAAGCTGGACACCGACACGCAGGCCTTGCTGGCGGAGGCGCGCAGCCGCTCGGTGCAGGGCACCGCGCGCATCCTCAACCTGTCGGTGAAGGGCGGCGGCTTCACGTGGTTCGGCGGTTACGAGACGCCGAGCCTGCCGCTCACGCTCATCGCGCTGGACGGCCTGGCGTACGCGGCGGAGGCGGGGCTGGTGGAGCGCACGGACCCGCGCCTGGTGGAGAGCGCGCGCTGGCTGGAGGCGCAGCAGGGCCTGTCGCCCGAGTACGACGCGACGCGCGCGTACGTGCTGGCGCGGCTGGACGGTCCGAAGCAGGCGGCGCGGGTGCGTGCGCTGGTGGAGTCCTCCGAGTCCGGGGAGCTCTACCCGCTGGCGCTGGCGGTGCTCGCGGCGGAGAAGGCGGGCATCATCAAGGAGCCGGCGCTGCAGGCGCGCATCAACGCGCTGGTGAAGCGCAGCTCCGAGGGCTTCACCACGCTGGCCGCGTACAAGCCGGGCCAGCAGCTGGAGCAGTCGGAGGCGTTCTTCCGCTTCCCGCTGCGCCGGGTGGGCCTGACGGCCATCGCCGCGCACGCGGCCTCGTTCGGCACGCTGGATGTCACCCGGGCGCGCCGTCGCATCCTGGAGATGCTGTCGGAGCCGGACCTGTCCACGTTCGACCGGAGCACGGCGCTGTTGCACTCGCTGTGGCTCTTGGAGCGTGACGCGAAGGCGTTCAAGGGCATGACGCCGCCGGAGGTGAAGGGCCTGAAGGGCGCGGTGAAGTTCTCGCCGCGCGGCATGGGCCTGGTCGCGACGCTGCCCGCGGGGACGCGGACGGTGGACGTGGGCGGCTTCGACGGCGTGGCGACGTTGCAGGCCACGACGCTCACGCCGCTCTCCGCGGTGCGCGAGCAGTCCGAGGGCATGTCGCTGCAGCGCGCCTACTACGTGCTGCGCGAGGGCGGGAAGGTGAAGCTGGGCGCGGGCGACACGGTGGCGCAGGGCGAGGAGGTCTACGTGGAGCTGACGATGGACGCTCGCGGCGGCAACAAGGTGCGCTCGGCGTACTACGTGGTGGAGGACGCGGTGCCCGCGGGCTTCGTGGCGCTCCAGGAGGACAAGGCGTTCCGTGGTCCTCCGCACTCGCTGCCGTTGGTGCCGGAGGCGCTCAAGCGCCGGGTGCTGAGCCCGGAGCGCGCGACGTTCTTCTTCGAGGAGCCGGCGTGGTGGAGCGACAGCCCGCGCACGGTGGGCTACGTGCTGCGCGCGCAGTTCCCCGGCACTTTCTCCGCGCCGCCCGCGCGCATCGAGGACATGTACGCCGCGAGCATCCGGGGCCGCACGGCCGCGGACTCGCTCAAGGTGGTCCCGTCGAAGAAGGGCACGGGAGACCTGTAG